The genomic region CATCGTATTCCGACACCACTGCGCCGTGTTGCGCCAACGGATGATCTTAGGATTCGAAGGTAAAGGCCGACGGTCATAATCGTTCAAGATTCCCTGCGCCTTTTTCTCCACAAGATCCAACACTTTAGACATCTCCGCTCGCCCTCCCAATTCCACGTAGAGCTTCCAGGATCGGCCTCCGAAAGGCATCTTCGCTGGTTCTCAATCCTT from Thermoflexus hugenholtzii JAD2 harbors:
- a CDS encoding winged helix-turn-helix domain-containing protein is translated as MPFGGRSWKLYVELGGRAEMSKVLDLVEKKAQGILNDYDRRPLPSNPKIIRWRNTAQWCRNTMAREGLLKSDSPRGIWEISERGRKALQEGKVSKCPCSLTPRP